A region of the Tachyglossus aculeatus isolate mTacAcu1 chromosome 9, mTacAcu1.pri, whole genome shotgun sequence genome:
ataaatctgtacaaacatatctctCCTtaatgctgccaacctcctgctccaccccacctcgccgactCATCAACTTGGTCGCaccttcgacctcatcatctcccaccactgcattatctccaccctcaccaactctgaaatccctctctctgatcataaccttctcacctgcctccttactcacactcctctcccctgtaaatctatattactaactcacggagacctccgctctctcgaccccatccatcttcctgagcacctcacaccccacttcgccaccctttcctctctacccaatcttgatgctcagattactgctctcaactctatcctctctactcagcttgactcgctcactcccctttcccttcaccgctcgcgtaccactaacccacagccctggatcactgccactgtccacctcctttgctcttatgctcgagctgctgaatgctgctggcataagtctaaacaccaagccaaccttgttcacttcaagtttatcctttccttccttaactctgccttctcctctgccagacaaaactatttctcctcccttattgacacccatgcccatcatctccgtcagctcttccgtacatttaactaccttctcaggccccctgttcctccccctcctctccttcagcccagcccgcaccctccgctcctctgccactaacctcctcactgtacctcattctcacctgtcccatcttctccccctggcctggaatgcccttcctccgcacatccgccaagctagctctcttcctcccttcaaagccctactgagtaagcactcgataaatatgattgaatgaatgaatatacaggtactgtgggaaggggaaggaggtagggcaggggggatggggaggaggagaggaaaaagggggctcagtctgggaaggcctcctggaggaggtgagctctcagtaggcctttgaagggaggaagagagctagcttggcggatgtgcggaggaagggcattccaggccagggggaggacgtgggacaggtgagaatgaggtacagtgaggaggttagtggcagaggagcggagggtgtgggctgggctgtaggagagaagggaggtgaggtaggagggggtgaggtgatggacagccttgaagccgagagtgaggagtttttgcttgatgcataggttgactcgcagccactggagtttttattAAAGCGAAGATGGGATATAGAAGGGAGATTTGCCCCCTTATTTACCCAAAACACACTGATACTTTGAAAGTCCAAAACAGTAGTTCACTAGTATATTAGTGAATTAgcaggcctcagttacccgtcTTGTAGAACACAATAATATTTGAGCcagctagatgcagagcactatagtgtgAGAGTGCTTACAAGGAAAGAGTAACATAGAAAAGCAAAACTGTTAAGTTAACAAAATGACAAGAAGAACAGAAACCCATGGGGAGGTTCTCCTATAGCAAGTTTTCAGGCTTTACTCGAGCAAGGCCATCCAGAGTCCAAAAGTCACAACGTTCCACCAGTTGACAAAGCTTTCGGAATCCCCGTATGTGGACGGTGCTGTTCGAAGCCCATTTTTGGTCTCCTCCCAGCAGGAGTAGCACCATATCATTGGGCATACATGAACAAATCTGTACATGCATGGAAATCCCCAGGCTCTTTCTGGAATTCTGCTTGCACAGTTTTGCCCCAACCTGTAAGTGGGGCCACACTGCAAATTTTTGGCACATGTGGGACTCCAATTACTGACTCGCCCCTTTtgttctccctcatcctcccccgtGCATATTTTAATGTTAGATTGGGTGTTGAAAAAGATGGACAGATAGTTCTCTCTTACCTTATtttcccttcgagactgtgagcccactgttgggtagggactgtctctatatgttgccaacttgtacttcccaagcacttagtacagtgctctgcacacagtaagcactccaataaatacggttgatggattgattgattattttggtcGGGGGGAACAGCAGGAACTCGAGGCAGTCGATAAGGCAAATAGTATGTTCTTCAGCTTGAGCCAAGGAATATAAATTGAAACTGCCTGGATCAACATCATTCTTTTTTGTGAGGTGGAATTTCCCAACTAATTACCATTTTCCCAGGTCATATCATCCCAACAGCACCTTTATTACTACTGTTTATAGTGTCCATTAATTTTTTCATGATTTGCTATTACCactgtttttcttcctttcccactgTATGACTCCcgtttgtgtctgcctgtctcccccatgagaTTATAAAGTCTTTAATAACAGGGGGACtgtctttgttttttaaaaaatagtactttccctagcatttaCTGCTGAGTGAATACTAATGTATGAGTGAATTCACATACCTACCTTTTTGTTTCAGGTCCTCTTATTTTCAGATGCAAggaattttcttttatttatagtaataactaataatgacagtttttgttaagcatttactatgtgcctagcactgttctaagcactggggtagatacaaggtaactgggttgtcccccgtggggcttacagtcttaatcctcattttgcaggtgaggtaactgaggcatggagaagataagtggcttgcccaaggtctcacagcagacaagtggcagagccgggattagaacccacgtcttctgactccgaagcccatgctcttgtcgctaaaacacgctgcttctcgttatctAGGTATTTTCCCACCTTTGCTTTGTGGTTACAAGATTTGAAATGTTGTTTCCATTTAACGCCAACTGAGTTGACCCAGACCCTGATGAAATGAAGCCTTgatgaaaaaaatcaaaatgaaacAACAGGAAAACCATGATGTTTTTAACTTCTAAAATTTCTCCTTTAGTAATTGAATAAAATGTTGTCTATTAGCATTTAGCAATTATGATAATGTGGAAATGGTAGTTACAGACACTGCAAGGGGCAACGTTTTCCCATTTGAAATCCTAACCAAGCAGAAGCcaccacaacaacaataatagaaaATTCTTTATTGTCTTACCTAGGTGGAGAAGGGTAGCAGAGATAAAgtgcagacatattctctgtgtttctgtctgtctttccccctctctctttagaCAGTAACTTCAGTACCTCCAAAGCTGCTAGGAAGTAGGAGAAATTAATTCTTGGAGCTTCACCCATTGATCCTATCAACTGGAGGTGTGAATGAGCAGTAAATAGTCATCAACCTGGGTACAAAGAGAAGGATTTTGTTTTTAGCTCTGCAACCTGAATAGTGGATTAATGAGTTCCCATGGTGATTGAGTTGACGGTTCTCTGCAGAATGTGTTCACTAGAAAATATTCTTTTCTAAAATGAAGTTTAGTTTACACGTTTTGCTTCCCAATACCCAAAGcgtctgttttttttcccccagatatGAGAAATGAGTGTTGGACGCAGAAGATTAAAATTGCTGGGAATTCTGATGATGGTAAAcgtctttatttatttaattgtggAAGTCTCAAAAAGTAGTAGTcaagaaaaaaaatgcaaaaggCGAGGTTATACTGCCCACTGGCAAATTCTGGAGGAAGCCTGTACCTGCCAAGGCGTATTGGAACAAAGAACAAGAGAAATTGAATAAGCGGCACAACCCGATTTTGAGTTTACTTGCCAATATGACTGTGGAAGAAAATTTGATTTCCAATGCAAGTGTTCTGAATTCCTGTGAGCCTGACCCTTTTGTGACTTCAGCAGTTAAAGATTTTGAAAGCTTGCCCGACAGATTTAAAGACTATCTGCTTTACCTGAGATGTCGAAATTATTCGTTACTAGTGGATCAGCCGAACAAGTGCAAACGtaagcccttcctcctcctggccaTCAAGTCACTCACACCGCATTTTGACAGAAGACAAGCTATTCGAGAATCCTGGGGAAAAGAAACGAATGGTGGGAACCAAACAGTTGTGAGGGTCTTCTTGCTGGGGCAGACCCCTCCGGAGGATAACTTCCCTGACCTTTCGGACATGTTGAAATTTGAGAGTGAACACCACCAAGACATCCTTCTCTGGAACTACAGAGACACTTTCTTCAACCTGACCCTGAAGGAAGTACTGTTTCTGAAGTGGGTGAGTACGTCTTGCCCAGGAGCCCGGTTTATTTTTAAAGGAGATGATGATGTTTTTGTGAATACTCATCAGATCCTGGATTACTTGAATAGTTTAACAAAGGACAAAGCCAAAGACTTATTTATAGGTGATGTGATTAAAGACGCTGGTCCTCATCGGGAGAAAAAGCTCAAGTACTACATCCCGGAAAGTGTTTATGAGGGCCCCTACCCTCCTTATGCAGGAGGGGGTGGGTTTCTCTACTCAGGCCACCTGGCACTGAGACTGAACAATATATCCGAACAGGTCCTTCTCTATCCCATCGATGATGTTTATACTGGAATGTGCCTTCAGAAACTTGGCCTGGCTCCAGAAAAACACAAAGGTTTCAAAACGTTCGACATTGAAGAGAAACACAGGAATAACATTTGCTCCTACACAAACTTAATGTTAGTCCATAGCAGAAAGCCCCAGGAAATGATTAAGATCTGGTCACAACTGCAAGATCCTCATTTAAATTGCTAAAATAAATGAGAAAGGTGCATAAGAATGTATGTTAAATATTTCCCATGTCCCCCTAATTGTAAAGTGTGATTTCTCTGCTGACCCATTGAAATCCTTTTTGCCTGCTAACCATTTTTAGGGATCTCTatgtcccccccgccccatccccaccGTCACCAACTAAGAATctccctccacctggtacttgaaGAACTTAAAAAGAGTAATAGTGCTTTGTGGGAGGGATGGCATGAAGACTTACTTTTCAATGTCTAATAGCCATTGTTTGAATccccccctaccccaccccaaaCTTCCACCCTGTCTAAAAAGAATAGGTTTCCGAAGCTGTAACCATTCAGCTCAATTCATTGCTAAGTTTATAGTTCAGAGTGACGGAAAATAGAGTTTCTTCTTAATTTCCAATGTTATTGTGATTTCGTGATCTGTAATGTTCAAGGCTATTGTAAAAACTCCTGGGTTTAAGGACCTTGGCAAACGTAATAAAAGCCATTTTCCCCGAACGGTTGTCTTTCTTGAGATGGCATTAGTTTTATTTTAATTCagtttggggaaagcctctttagGAAActtattaaaaattatttttaacttctgccttccctgcctccccggcATTATTTTCTCAATTTAATCTGTGCAAAATGAAGCTGTCTGACTGAAAGCCTGTTCTTATTGCTGGGGAATGATACCATTTCTTTTTAACTTGGGCTAATAGGAATACCTAAAAGATTCTTGGATAATTTTATACTTTAATGAGATATTAAAATTATCCCTTGATCATTTAAATAGCTTTAAAAGCATGTCCAATTATTTTAGCACTCGGAAAATAGTGTTTTGATAATGGGTAATTGAAGGCTGAATTGCACATCACTTATAAACCTTGAGTTTGGATCTCTACTACAGACTTTTAAACTGTACTGATGGGCTTGAGGGTAGTCTTGGACTTTTGGTTAAAAACTTGAAGTTGCAGAAAGTCTAATGAATAGTTTTTTGAAACCTCCAGACTTCTTTTCTTGCCACATTTTCACGTTGCTTGTATAAATGATCATTCTGAATTGTGACTGCTTCCTGTGTCTCTTTAGAAGTGCCTGTGTTTTTATTTATTGTTCAAATGAAGACCAAAACAATTTCTTAAATATATTTTGTGTAACATTTTATTTGTATACCATGTCAGGTAATATTTAACTAGAGCATGATATTTTAAATGTGGTAAGATGTAATGTGTTAAATAAAGCTAACTGTTATTTTTGAATTCAGAAAGTTGTTTTTCTGTGTATACTAGATTTAATAAAATTATGCCAAATTGACTGATGCACCGTTTCAACACCACGCTATCttgaaaatatcatttttatcCTTATTCTGTAGCTAAGAATTCTTATGAAACCGAGACTCTAAACAAGACCTACAAAAGGGTGAAAATAAAGATTTGTGTATTTTTAACTCCTTGTGTAATATGTAGCATTCTGTGACATACATTTTATAAAGTTTCTGTGATAATTTGTATTGAAcacattttattttttcccccagtaCTTGGAAAACTCAGATCCTGATCATATATCAGATCCTGGTCATATACCACCATAGTTCTGAGTGGGCAGCCTATGTGAAGTGACTGCCAAAAATGCGGACTGAATCACTAACAAAATTGAAATAAAACGGATTGAACTTCAGTTAAAATTCACTGTGGGCCTGTAACCAAAGGAAGGCATTTGTAAATTTTGGTTGTAAATCTCATGGGATGTGACACTGCTCTTCAACGCTTTCTTTTGCTGGTTGTGAAGTAACTCAGCAAGCATAAAGAAATGTTTCACGTGTAAGAAAATGGGTAAAAATATTGTTCTGCATTTAACACTTTTTTTCTGTAACTGTGTAGAGTAGTGAGGTGGTTGATCACCTAAGGTACCTGTAGATGTTTGAACTGGAATGTGAATGTATATTATGATGAATCCAATTGGCAAATTCTGACAAATCTCTGCCTTTACTCTTGAACACTCTCCACATTGAGGCGTTACTGTTTCTTGGTGATTCGTTCTtaaattttttttccctcctcctcttcttcaaccACACTCTATCAGCAACCTGgatttcatctctaaaatggagagaaaggagaagcagcatggactagtgaaagaccacaggtctgagagtctgaggacgtgagttctaatcccgattccgccacttgtctgccgtgcgaccttcggcaagtcacttaacttctccgtgcctgttgcctcatctgtaaaatggtgattgactgggagccccatgtgcgacttggactgcgtccaacctgattatcttgttatctatcccagtacataGTAtgctgcctggcccatagtaaatgctcaaatgccATCTAAAAAAACAGACTCATAAAGTCGAGAAATGGGCCACCAAAGTCCCGTGGCCAGTTGCAATTGGTGGCAGTGCCGTCTGTCAAACTGAACATAAAGAATGAGGAGCCAGAGTGGGCCTCCTGCAATTTagatgagggatggggagaaccTGGTGAGATTGGTAGTCACATTGGGTCACATAATTGCTGGTGAGACTGGGTAGGAAGGGCCAGAAAGGTGGTGAACtcaggtgccaacttttcatttgccTGGGGTGGGACAGACTGCTCTAAACTGCGTAATTTTTCTATCTCCCAGTGCCTAGCATAGTGGTCTCCTTGTGGCTTCATCGCTTTGGTGTCTCTGCAGCCTCTAGTTGAGCACCTGTcccatcggttaagcgcttagtacagtgctctgcacacagtaagcactcaataaatacgattgatgatgatcgggtGGGAACCTGCCTGCCTCATGGTTCATATGGAGACCTGCAAGTCTCCTTCATTCGTTGAAACCTGGACAGAAATTGTAAGGTATAAAATGTTAAAAACTATCCAGCCCACCTCTACAAGAAACCCTTCAGTCCTGGGCTCTGAATATTTTGAAATATGCCTTGTGTaggtctgatggtattgacacctgtctacttgttaggttttgttgtctgtctcccccttctagactgtgagcccgttgttgggtagggactgtctctatatgttgccgatttgtacttcccaagctcttagtacagtgctctgcacacagtaagcgcttaataaatacgattgaatgaatgatatgctgCCCTCAAATCGTctttcagtcaatgctatttattgagcgcttactgtatgaaaagcactgtaataaatgcttgggctCTTTGACATGGTGTGTGTTCAGCTCTGTATAGAGCAATGTTTTTGTGGCTTCAGGGCAGTTCTACATTTGTTTCAATATTGCCTAAGCAGAATGCTTGGGAAACATAACCATTAGTGGATTTGATTAGTTTCTAGAGACTCGTGGGGGCAGTTAATGTGAGAGATTCTGCCAAACTTATCATATCTCACTGGTCTGCTCTAAGCTCTTCAGAGGGTGGGATTAAGCTTTAGACCATTCTGTTTCCATCCCATCTCAGAAGTGATTGCATTCAATGTTTGATGGCTATTCaaaattgtcctctccttaactgTACTTCTCAGAACTAAACCTTGTGGGGCCCAAGACAGAAGTGATGACATCATTCTCCTTAAAGCCACATACATTGTTTCCATTTCTTTTTATTGGGTCCCGGGTATATGAGAGAGCACATTTACATCTTTTTCCTTGCAAGAACACAACTCATCTTACTTTTTTTGGATTGGATAACTTTCTACTGCACAGCTTCCTTCCATTTGCAGAAGTCGAAATGTCTTTGGCAGGTCCATTAACATTGCAGACACTTCCTGAAAATCTGTTTCTTTGCAACAGAATAAAAGCAGGGATACTGATCAGCCCCAGGTGTAGCTTTCTCTCAAGAGTctaaatttatttttctttaatggtggaATTGTTGGCTCAGAAACTCTTCCACTTGGGTCAAATGTGCATTCTCTGATGGCAGCTGGACTCTAGTCTCCGTGCTAATATTTTCAAGAAACATCACGTTATAGGCCTTTCAGATAAAAAAATGGGAAAACTTTCATTTTTTGCTTTTACAAAAGTTTACTTCACTCAGTAGTAGAAGTGTTTCTGTCCGTGATAGCTTAAAGTAAACTTCAGTTTTGAATTTTGGGTTTGTGTTCTTACTTCCCTATCTGCTCCTCACTCtgaactctcatcatcatcatcaatcgtatttattgagcgcttactgtgtgcagagcactgtactaagcgcttgggaagtacaaattggcaacatatagagacagtccctacccaacagtgggctcacagtctaaaagactccctcCTGACTGAACCATTGGCCAAATTCCCCCTGCTTGGGATACTCTTACCCCTTCAGCTTCACTAGGCAGCCACGCCTTCAAAGATTCAGGAGACATTCCCTGATTAAATTATCCCCGTCCCCCTCTTGACATCCCGTCGGCCAGATCTGCCTGCttatatttatttactcattcacttGTGTCTTCTTTCAATGtattcattctgactcccaaaactgcTTAACCTGCCAGTTTGTGTGCtgacttccccattagattgtacccTGTTTCTGAGTAAGGGTTGCATTAGTTCTTTCTTGTTACTTCTGCAATTAAAGTGGTCAGCCCGTAGTACTGATGACACCGATATTGAATGAGTCTTTGGTTTTACCTTGGGGCCAGAATAGTAAGAGGAGGTTTGTCATTCCCACAGTCCTCCACCCTGGGTTCCCACCCTCCTTGGATGTTCAGTATCCTCACCTTAATTTGCCCAGATGCCACCGGTCCTGTTGGCATCCTGTTGAGCGCCTGTTGTCCCTGTGCCAAGAATGCTGGCCAGGGCAAAGACCATCCACTTTGACATTTCTCTCCGGCCGTGGGACCCACCGCATCCTAGTGACGGGAATCTGGACCGCTGGGCTACtcttctgatcctgactccactggAGGCACGACTCTACTGTGGAAGCAAGCAACGTAAGCAAGGCAAGAGCTTACTCCGCGGGAAGCCTCGGATGAGAGGGAGGGAACGGAGGCGGATGATGTTTCACCTGGCTCCAGAGAGGTGGGATTCTCCTGGCACAGTCAAGTTCTTTGCCTCTCTTTCAGGAATGGGGCTGTGGGAATCAGTTGgatgaggtagggagaggtattggagaagcagcgtggctcagtggaaaagagcccgggctttggagtcagaggtcatgggtttgaatccagcctccgccaactgtcagctgggtgactttgggcaagtcacttctctgtgcctcagttacctcatctgtaaaatggggagtaagattgtgagccccctgtgggacaacctgatcaccttgtaacctccccagcgcttagaacagtgctttgcacatagtaagtgcttaataaatgccattattattattattattgtcgactCCCCTTTCCCCACTACCCTGCCGAGGCACCTTCCACAGGCTGATATGCACATGCAGCTGAACTTCAGGCCTCTGGCAGAGTGAACTGTTTGGAAGAGTTGGTTACAGCAGGCTCACAAAATCTGTAGCAGCTGCCACTTGAGGCCTCAGTTATTGACCCATTTTGTTCATAGACCTGGAAATACTGGGAGTGTCATGGTAGCAAACCTGTCCCCCCCGTCTTGGACTCATCCTAGATCTCCTCTGGACAGGGGTCTTTTATTCCGGACTTTCCAGGCAAGAAGCCAAAGAAGATTCAGGCTTATTGCTATTTTCCCCTTTCCATTGTCTTTTTGCCCTCACCTGTGATGACATTTGGCCGTTTGAAGTGATGTAGCCTTTATCTTTTGCAAAGGAAATAGACTATCACTTGTCAGCCAAAGAAACTCCAGTCCCAGATACACCCCAGGATAATCAAGGTAGTGGCTTCCTGTTTGACTCATTCAGATAAGGGTAATTTTTATAGGTTCATGGTAATGGGAATCATTATTGGGTTGACCATTGGTCCCAAAGCGTGCACCATTTTCCAACTAGTGGATCATGTTTGTAAACAATGAGCCTTGTCAAGGTGGGACCATTTTTGTGTGTGCAGGATGGGGGTTGGGGCCCAAAATagtcttcagcccagcccacatccacaGATAAACTTCGCCATCAGAGACATCACCCGGAAACATTAAGTCATACACAGTGTAGTAAAGACAAGTCAGCCTCTCTGTATATGGCAGTTTGGTTAGGTTATCTGAAATCTCTGTTGTCTGCTCCAGATTTAGACAGGCTCATTTGGAAAATTGGCATTTTCCTGTAATTAGATCCTGGACCAGCCTGGGCATGCAAGCCATCAACTGTAAGCATTTCCCTAGTCAGCAGCAGCAAGATTCCTTTTGCAGCGGAATCTGCCTTTGCCtgccatctcccctcccctctgcgtgTGTCTCAGGCAATGGGCCTGATTAGCTCAGTTTCCTGCCAGAATCCACTGGTGTGGGCGTCACTGCTTCAGCAAACCTACCAAAACCCCAGGGACAAAGAGAAAGCAGGAACAGGGGTGATTGCAGAAGGTGGAAAAAGGAGCAAATGTTTTTTCACGGTGTGGGGGCCAATCTGGGAAAGTCCAGGGTGCCTGCCTGCAACCCTTAATATGCAGAGGCTCTCTTCcttggagtcagtcaatcaatcaatcaatcaatcaatcgtatttattgagcacttactgtgtgcagagcactgtactaagcccttgggaaggacaagttggcaacatatagggacagtccctacccaacagtgggctcacagtctaaaaggggaagacagagaacaaaaccaaacatactaacaaaataaaataaatagaatagatatgcacaagtaaaatagagtaataaatatgtacaaacatatatacaggtgctgtggggaagggaagaaggtaagatgagggggatggagagggggacgaaggggagaggaaggaaggggctcagtctgggaaggcctcctggaggaggtcaattGTACaatacagtcaatcgtatttacagagcactgaactaagcgcttggtagagtacaatataataacagacactttccctgcccacagtgagcttactgtctagaagacgGGCCTCGGAAGTCAAGTTCACTTGCATACCTGATACTATGATATTTACTAAACACTATGTTCCGAGGCAAATGTTATACAGTCGGATTAGACGTGGTCACTGACCTCCGTGGAACGCACAGTCTAAcgtggagggagagcagctatcatttccccattttactaatgaggacaccaaggcacagagaaggtaagtggcttgtccTAAACCACCCAGTAGGGCAGTagaagagctaggactagaagtGAAGGGAGATGAGTACTCTGCAGGAGGAAGAATGGTGCTGTGATGCTTTGTAAACCATCCAGCATCAAGCGGGGAGAGCTAGGGTGGGATCTTGGGAGTCTGGGGGCACACTAGCTAGTGGAAATGTCATCTCCGTGTTAAGTTGAGTGGCTGTCTGCTTCAGTGGGATTGGTCTGTGCCTCACACAGGGGCTGCCTGGTGATATTTAGGAAGCTGAAGACCACCTTTGTGATGGGAGTGCCTAGCTGTTCATGTATTAGGTCCTAAATCCAAAGCTGATGGACATCAGTTCAAATTGAGGCCACCTGCTGCCCTTGTATTCATAGCCAGTGTTCCGAGCAGTACACACAAGCTCAGACAGACCAACTACATGAGATAGGAAAGTTTTATTCCAGAACGGTGCGGGAGAATGTACCTGGCCTTCTTTGGGATCATTTATAGTTCAGATTGCTGCACCTCTGCCAACTGCATCAATGCATCCAGCACACTCAACAAAGCCTTCTGGCACTCCCAAATCCCAACCCCCGTCCTGGATGATTGAGCTTTCTGCCGAAAAGGAATCTGGCATGGGAGTTTTTACTGTGAATGATTTGAGATTCAATTTGTTGACATCTGGGTTACAAGGAACGGGCTTTCAGAGACTCGGAGagtctttccctctcccatccatcTCCTATTTTCTCATTGTTCTTTCATCATTTTCAAGTGTTCATTGAGGATCACAAGCCACAGTACTGAACACTGTACATATTTCACTGGTCTTT
Encoded here:
- the B3GNT2 gene encoding LOW QUALITY PROTEIN: N-acetyllactosaminide beta-1,3-N-acetylglucosaminyltransferase 2 (The sequence of the model RefSeq protein was modified relative to this genomic sequence to represent the inferred CDS: deleted 1 base in 1 codon); its protein translation is MSVGRRRLKLLGILMMVNVFIYLIVEVSKSSSQEKNAKGEVILPTGKFWRKPVPAKAYWNKEQEKLNKRHNPILSLLANMTVEENLISNASVLNSCEPDPFVTSAVKDFESLPDRFKDYLLYLRCRNYSLLVDQPNKCKRKPFLLLAIKSLTPHFDRRQAIRESWGKETNGGNQTVVRVFLLGQTPPEDNFPDLSDMLKFESEHHQDILLWNYRDTFFNLTLKEVLFLKWVSTSCPGARFIFKGDDDVFVNTHQILDYLNSLTKDKAKDLFIGDVIKDAGPHREKKLKYYIPESVYEGPYPPYAGGGGFLYSGHLALRLNNISEQVLLYPIDDVYTGMCLQKLGLAPEKHKGFKTFDIEEKHRNNICSYTNLMLVHSRKPQEMIKIWSQLQDPHLNC